The Kluyveromyces lactis strain NRRL Y-1140 chromosome B complete sequence genome contains a region encoding:
- the COG8 gene encoding Golgi transport complex subunit COG8 (similar to uniprot|Q04632 Saccharomyces cerevisiae YML071C COG8 Component of the conserved oligomeric Golgi complex), translating to MESLVGEIIETDDKRDIDFAIGILQGKESYDDYFTSEPLPGSIIEDIAEYDAEISKLERKLKSELIGEKDTLLNILLSSSWSDTLADISEQIEQLWELNKDGINGSEEKEKENEESKNSEEVDIDTDLNDAFHEALEKLRHLHSTERDTSLVTVLNNIEKINGILELPTLISTCIRTGHYQEVLILYSYTKTLEKKFPNFELIKMVVKNIQELISTKMLNGLVRLLATNLTLSSMKKILSYLEALEPFDTNPSALQQLLLTMRYKFVTEEIDSYRIVDTTANSVKEMLIKRKIECVREYVYGTISVFNSLFKSESKLIHIELLLDDTTSKTAHDFETSLALLKFINECTNFLISQLETHKSHLTESVCLQLVYCSFRLADANQNFHHLFMNKLLESNLFTKDALTSAITKRVELATRY from the coding sequence ATGGAATCATTGGTGGGGGaaattattgaaacagaCGATAAAAGAGACATTGATTTTGCCATTGGGATTCTACAAGGGAAAGAATCCTACGATGATTATTTCACTTCAGAACCGTTGCCCGGTTCCATTATAGAGGATATAGCAGAGTACGATGCTGAGATATCGAAACTTGAGCGTAAGCTCAAGTCAGAGTTGATAGGAGAAAAGGATACGTTATTGAATATCTTGTTGTCTAGCAGTTGGAGCGATACGCTGGCAGATATTTCAGAACAGATAGAACAGTTATGggaattgaataaagacGGTATCAACGGATCCGAAGAAAAGGAGAAGGAAAACGAGGAATCTAAGAACTCTGAGGAAGTTGATATTGACACTGACTTAAACGATGCGTTCCACGAAGCCTTGGAAAAGCTAAGGCATTTACACTCTACTGAGCGCGACACCAGTCTTGTCACAGTGTTGAACAACATCGAAAAGATCAATGGCATATTGGAACTGCCTACTTTGATCTCGACCTGTATCCGTACGGGTCACTACCAAGAAGTTCTAATTCTATACTCATACACGAAGACTCTAGAGAAGAAGTTCCCTAATTTCGAATTGATCAAGATGGTTGTAAAGAATATTCAAGAACTAATATCGACGAAAATGTTAAACGGGTTGGTGAGGTTACTTGCCACGAATCTAACTTTAAGCtcgatgaaaaaaatcCTCTCGTACCTAGAAGCTTTAGAACCCTTCGATACAAACCCATCCGCGTTGCAGCAGTTACTACTGACTATGAGATACAAATTCGTGACCGAGGAGATAGATTCGTACCGCATCGTAGACACTACGGCAAATTCCGTGAAAGAGATGCTaatcaaaaggaaaatcGAATGCGTCAGAGAATACGTTTACGGAACcatttctgttttcaacTCTCTATTCaaatcagaatcaaaatTGATACACATTGAACTGTTACTCGACGATACTACATCCAAGACTGCCCATGACTTCGAAACGTCTCTTGCTCTATTGAAATTTATAAACGAGTGTACCAATTTCCTCATATCACAACTCGAAACCCATAAATCACACCTTACCGAGTCCGTCTGTTTACAACTAGTGTATTGCTCTTTCAGACTGGCAGACGCAAATCAAAACTTCCATCACTTGTTCATGAATAAACTATTAGAATCAAACCTATTTACAAAAGATGCTCTCACATCAGCAATCACAAAGAGAGTAGAATTGGCAACGAGGTATTGA
- a CDS encoding uncharacterized protein (conserved hypothetical protein) has protein sequence MVKTRVPRRRSNLSNVVQSQRAARTKRPSVTGDDSSKKEAIHTKSDTDDAHITNDKPSQHSDKNGSEESSIAQISSFKSDTSESESSPLFDDIPSAFLERLMSFSLFHNAPKLFYVAIARKLKLVGYHAHEFIVKAGEPALAMYWILRGSANVTFPDGEIVHAELVEGSYFGEIGILFNRPRTATVVSKTKILLGVLTAENFNQVLLHFPQVERQIRDEAQERLATQEKQRKAGVTKILHDDDFIVRKQSPSSLTSIPNSPSFYESSGLCADPLPLSDYPLNPPNLKDPSERLTEEILLPPQLPKRSTSSSPAAACSGNTRYMETIDGTISTRQFLKSLPLFATLPAEIIHQLALSVEIRQVPPFEYVFRKNDFGENIYFIISGEVEVLGPSSPENFRGKSLLPSYKIIDIVLARLGPGQYFGEMGFLNSITDDLETRSKCRRSADIRTVSNCTLLVLTGETLREFCAKFPETEHQIKRTAEERVKKNINLQKDNDSEYQPHSLENSSNLMAPVSRKGYIDLLNNQANQTEEQAVSSTVESQDIDATSSKESKEDDNGRVLFTSSFAFDKQPEKVVRQTSASPTHQMKSLNSPSFTPVSFSSRQGSPSDSAVSANSASAVSSVPNVEPTSLRPLELHVPPLNASLKRRNSTFSLSSPSPIQYMSHLKRVRLSNVGGGPSRRRSSVLSVGPLPDRLLLRCFQYISLPELMKLRLVCRRWRQLLYVAPGLFDKLDLTPWSKVVDDKTLQEITDFVGSRPKHINVSNCFHVTDEGFSYMVNEIGIGGQIKSLKMSSCWDISAMSIMDIAVPSIGKLLEEIDLSNCRKVRDDVIQRLIGWDVYQVGSNNEFFNDINKISSLYPLDEPIPGMEEYSTQTSTKASHNDVIGCGKLHKMILRHCKNLTDLTLYHMSLYAKDRLTYLDFTRCSGLTDVGFSYWAYQSFPNLKTLIVSECIFLTDNSIRSIVNGCPNLSHLNLSFCCSLTDVAIELLCVGGQNLEELDISFCGRAVSDISLLNISMHLRKLQNISLKGCLRATRSGVDSLLGGYAPLKRIDVSQCKNAHIYQGGIPATRFEPSPGSKSVFLTMEDTSRCIEVII, from the coding sequence ATGGTTAAGACACGAGTTCCACGAAGACGGTCGAACCTTTCTAATGTGGTTCAGTCGCAGAGAGCTGCCCGTACGAAAAGACCGAGTGTTACGGGAGACGACTCCTCAAAGAAGGAAGCCATTCACACTAAGTCCGATACTGACGATGCTCATATAACAAACGATAAACCGTCGCAGCATTCGGATAAGAATGGTAGTGAAGAAAGCTCAATAGCGCAGATATCCAGTTTTAAAAGTGATACTTCGGAGTCAGAATCATCACCACTTTTCGATGACATTCCGTCCGCTTTTTTAGAAAGACTTATGAGCTTCTCGTTATTCCATAACGCTCCAAAGCTGTTCTACGTCGCAATTGCCaggaaattgaaattagTGGGTTATCATGCTCACGAATTTATCGTTAAAGCTGGTGAACCAGCTTTAGCTATGTACTGGATCTTACGTGGATCTGCTAACGTCACATTCCCAGATGGGGAAATTGTACATGCAGAACTCGTTGAAGGTTCTTATTTTGGAGAGATAGGTATTCTTTTTAACAGGCCAAGAACGGCCACAGTGGTATCGAAGACCAAAATCTTGCTTGGCGTTCTAACTGCAGAGAATTTTAATCAAGTGCTCTTACATTTCCCTCAGGTTGAGAGACAAATTAGGGACGAAGCTCAAGAACGGCTTGCTACACAAGAAAAGCAACGGAAGGCAGGTGTCACCAAAATCCTacatgatgatgattttattGTTAGGAAGCAATCTCCTTCTTCATTGACAAGCATCCCGAATAGTCCCTCCTTTTATGAAAGCTCCGGGTTATGTGCTGATCCTTTACCATTGTCAGATTACCCACTAAATCCACCCAACCTAAAAGATCCTTCTGAGAGATTGACTGAGGAAATACTGTTACCTCCTCAACTTCCGAAAAGAAGCACGTCTTCATCGCCCGCTGCAGCATGCTCAGGAAACACCAGATACATGGAGACCATTGACGGTACCATTTCTACAAGacaatttttgaaaagtttaCCCTTGTTTGCCACTTTACCTGCAGAAATTATCCATCAATTGGCCCTCTCAGTTGAGATCAGACAAGTTCCTCCTTTCGAATACGTTTTTCGTAAGAATGATTTTGGTGAgaatatttattttattatcaGTGGAGAAGTAGAGGTCCTAGGACCATCTTCGCCTGAGAATTTCCGAGGCAAATCATTGTTGCCATCTTATAAAATCATTGATATCGTATTGGCAAGATTGGGACCAGGCCAATATTTTGGTGAGATGGGATTTCTCAACTCCATTACAGATGATCTTGAAACAAGATCTAAATGTCGAAGATCCGCGGATATTAGAACTGTATCAAACTGCACTCTACTAGTGCTCACAGGTGAGACATTGAGAGAATTTTGTGCTAAGTTTCCAGAAACAGAGCATCAAATTAAGCGGACCGCTGAAGAGCGTGtcaagaaaaatatcaatcTTCAGAAGGACAACGATTCTGAATATCAGCCACACTCTTTAGAAAATTCTAGTAACCTGATGGCGCCCGTTTCAAGAAAGGGCTATATTGATTTACTGAATAACCAAGCGAATCAAACAGAAGAACAGGCTGTCTCTAGCACTGTTGAAAGCCAGGATATTGATGCCACATCTAGTAAGGAATCAAAAGAGGATGATAATGGCCGAGTTCTGTTCACATCTAGCTTTGCGTTTGATAAGCAGCCTGAAAAGGTTGTACGGCAAACTTCAGCTTCACCCACTCATCAAATGAAATCACTAAACTCACCGTCTTTTACTCCTGTATCTTTTTCGTCTCGCCAAGGTTCCCCTTCAGATTCTGCAGTATCAGCTAACTCTGCCAGTGCCGTAAGTTCAGTTCCAAATGTTGAACCTACTTCGCTAAGACCTTTAGAACTTCACGTACCGCCTTTAAACGCATCTCTTAAGCGCCGCAATTCCactttttcattatcaagTCCATCCCCAATACAGTATATGAGTCATTTGAAGAGAGTACGGCTTTCAAATGTCGGTGGTGGTCCATCAAGACGTCGTTCCTCAGTTTTGAGTGTTGGTCCCCTACCAGATAGACTGCTTTTAAGGTGTTTCCAATACATATCCCTACCGGAACTTATGAAGTTAAGGTTGGTCTGTAGGCGCTGGCGTCAACTTCTGTATGTGGCTCCAGGACTTTTCGACAAACTTGATTTAACACCTTGGAGCAAGGTTGTCGACGATAAAACTTTGCAGGAGATCACTGATTTCGTGGGATCTAGACCAAAACATATCAATGTATCTAACTGTTTTCATGTAACAGACGAAGGATTTTCATATATGGTGAACGAAATTGGCATCGGTGGGCAAATTAAATCTCTAAAGATGTCATCATGTTGGGACATTAGTGCAATGTCTATAATGGATATCGCAGTTCCTTCGATTGGGAAGTTActagaagaaattgaccTGAGCAACTGTAGGAAAGTTAGAGATGACGTTATCCAGAGATTAATCGGGTGGGACGTATATCAGGTGGGCTCAAAcaatgaatttttcaacgaTATCAACAAGATAAGTTCTTTATACCCACTTGACGAACCCATACCTGGAATGGAAGAGTACTCAACACAAACAAGTACCAAAGCATCTCACAATGATGTCATTGGCTGTGGAAAATTGCATAAGATGATTCTTCGTCATTGCAAAAATCTTACAGATTTAACTTTATATCACATGTCATTATACGCAAAGGATAGATTAACCTATCTTGATTTCACAAGGTGCTCAGGGCTAACAGATGTTGGGTTCTCTTATTGGGCGTATCAGTCGTTCCCCAACTTGAAGACCTTGATTGTGAGTGAATGTATATTTTTGACTGATAATTCTATTCGATCAATAGTAAACGGTTGTCCAAACTTGTCTCACTTAAATCTGTCATTCTGCTGCTCTTTAACAGATGTAGCGATTGAATTATTATGTGTCGGTGGTCAAAACCTGGAAGAATTAGACATCAGCTTTTGCGGCAGGGCCGTAAGTGATATTTCCCTTCTAAACATTTCTATGCACTTGagaaaacttcaaaatatctCGCTCAAAGGTTGCTTAAGAGCTACTAGATCTGGTGTTGATTCCTTACTTGGTGGGTATGCTCCAttaaaaagaattgatgtTTCTCAATGCAAAAATGCTCATATTTACCAAGGTGGTATTCCAGCTACTCGATTCGAACCATCGCCTGGCTCCAAATCTGTATTTTTGACCATGGAAGATACCTCTAGGTGTATTGAGGTAATAATTTGA
- the VMA6 gene encoding H(+)-transporting V0 sector ATPase subunit d (highly similar to uniprot|P32366 Saccharomyces cerevisiae YLR447C VMA6 vacuolar ATPase V0 domain subunit d) → MEGVFFNVDNGFIEGIVRGYRNGLLNGSQYINLTQCDTLEDLRLQLASTDYGNFLSNVSSDSLTTTVIQERAADRLYQEFQYVRDQSSGATKKFMDFITYGYMIDNVALMITGTIHDRDKAEILGRCHPLGWFETLPTLTVATDLESLYETVLVDTPLASYFRDCFDDADELDDLNIEIIRNKLYRAYLQDFYDFISTEVDEPAREIMKELLEFEADRRAINISLNSLQSSDVITSDLKRDLLPKLGKLYPVATEQLAIHGQDFESVRQIVDTVYPYRGIFETGNLEDHFYKLEMELCRDAFTQQFTVSTIWAWMKSREQEVRNITWIAECIAQNQKSKINNYISVY, encoded by the coding sequence ATGGAAGGTGTGTTCTTTAATGTCGATAATGGGTTTATCGAAGGGATCGTGAGAGGTTATCGTAACGGTTTATTGAACGGCAGTCAATACATCAACTTAACACAATGTGATACGCTCGAAGATTTGAGGTTACAGTTGGCTAGTACCGACTATGGCAATTTTTTATCGAATGTCTCGAGTGATTCCTTGACTACTACAGTGATCCAGGAACGTGCTGCAGATAGACTATACCAAGAGTTCCAATATGTCAGAGATCAATCTAGTGGTGCCACCAAAAAGTTTATGGATTTCATCACATATGGATACATGATTGACAATGTTGCCTTGATGATTACGGGTACCATTCACGATAGAGACAAGGCAGAAATTTTGGGACGTTGCCATCCATTAGGTTGGTTCGAGACTCTTCCCACGTTGACCGTGGCCACAGATCTAGAGTCTCTTTACGAAactgttcttgttgataCACCATTGGCTTCTTACTTTCGTGATTGTTTTGATGATGCCGATGAATTAGACGATTTAAATATCGAGATTATTAGAAACAAGCTATATCGTGCCTACTTACAAGATTTCTACGATTTCATATCGACTGAGGTAGACGAGCCTGCCAGGGAAATTATGAAGGAGTTGTTGGAATTTGAAGCTGACAGAAGAGCCATCAACATCTCACTAAATTCATTGCAAAGTTCAGATGTTATCACCTCTGATTTGAAACGTGACTTACTACCAAAATTAGGTAAACTATACCCAGTAGCCACCGAACAACTTGCTATACATGGACAAGACTTTGAATCTGTCAGGCAAATTGTTGACACCGTTTACCCTTACCGTGGTATCTTTGAAACTGGTAATCTTGAAGATCATTTCTATAAGTTAGAAATGGAATTATGCAGGGACGCTTTTACTCAACAATTCACTGTGTCTACCATTTGGGCTTGGATGAAGTCTAGAGAGCAAGAAGTTAGAAACATAACATGGATCGCTGAATGTATCGCACAAAATCAAAAGTCTAAGATCAATAACTACATTTCTGTGTATTAA